A genomic stretch from Glaciecola nitratireducens FR1064 includes:
- the gltB gene encoding glutamate synthase large subunit, giving the protein MSLYHQNDSKDNCGFGLIAHTTGEASHQLVKTAIEGLDRMQHRGGVAADGKTGDGCGLLLQKPDAFYQKIAQDKGWKLTKDYGVGMIFLSQNPTLAEQSRQILNEEMEREMLPILGWRDVPVDKTVLGDLALTGVPQIEQVFVNCPNGWRTEDLERRLYMARRRAEKRLEDDPDFYVACLSALVTVYKGLVMPKDLPAFYLDLADENLQSSICVFHQRFSTNTLPKWPLAQPFRYLAHNGEINTIKGNRDWAAAREGKFATPLIPDLMQAAPFVNTEGSDSSSLDNMLELFLAGGMDLFRAMRLLVPPAYQNNKIMGEELRSFYEFNSMHMEPWDGPAGIVLTNGRHVACNLDRNGLRPARYVITKDGLITLASEIGIWDYKQEDVIEKGRVGPGEMLAVDTYTGKIWRTNEIDEDLQSRHPYKEWLDSHIKHLVPVESADHSKIGQRVFDDNKMATYHKLHGYSYEEMQQIIKVLAKDGQEAVGSMGDDTPMAVMSSNNRTLYDYFRQQFAQVTNPPIDSLRENHVMSLATCIGREQNVFNETRGYANRVLFKSPILMYTDLKQLRELDEKYYHNENIQLNYHPEEGLAAAIVRVCDEVEEAVRERGAVFVVLTDRDISPETLPIPAAMAVGAVQRRLIDKALRCDANIVVETASARDPHHFAVLIGLGATAVYPFLAYETIEQMVENKELDISAMQAVMNYRKGINKGLYKIMSKMGISTIASYRSSKLFEAVGINSDVVALCFRGVPSRIQGASFADFEQDLTNLSRIAWLKRKKISHGGLLKYVHGGEYHAYNPDVVTSLQKAVVSGKYEDYQVYSSLVNDRAPAHLRDLMQIKSFKEAIHIDQVEPAEKLFPRFDTAAMSMGSLSPEAHEALAIAMNRLGGQSNSGEGGEDPARFNTEKNSKIKQVASGRFGVTPHYLMNASVIQIKVAQGAKPGEGGQLPGDKVNKYIADLRFSVPGVTLISPPPHHDIYSIEDLAQLIFDLKQVNPKALISVKLVSEPGVGTIATGVAKAYADLITISGYDGGTGASPLSSVKYAGSPFELGLAETQQALVENGLRHKVRVQTDGGLKTGLDVVKAGILGAESFGFGTGPMVALGCKYLRICHLNNCATGVATQDKTLRENYFIGLPDMVMNYFKFVAQEVREIMASIGVTSFQDLVGRTELLTLLEGQTAKQQRLDLSPLLVKPEAGKHTRLFCSETTNEPIDKGVLNKRILADNKHAVKHLKGAQFTYNVRNTDRSIGATLSGYIASIHGNQGMADHPIQLTLTGTVGQSFGCWNAGGLQMRLIGDANDYVGKGMTGGKLVIHPPRNVSFDTHSSTIMGNTCLYGATGGKLFAAGRAGERFAVRNSGAVAVIEGMGDNGCEYMTGGIVACLGSIGVNFGAGMTGGFAYLYDEFNDMNNRVNEDLVDIMSVDDKVILSEHLRGLINRHYEETGSDHSLALLTNFAEESKNFRLIKPKTSDVKNLLGHISRSTAELRIQAQ; this is encoded by the coding sequence ATGAGTTTGTATCATCAAAATGATTCCAAAGACAATTGTGGTTTTGGGCTAATTGCACACACAACAGGTGAAGCGAGTCACCAGCTAGTTAAGACCGCAATTGAAGGCCTAGACCGCATGCAGCATAGAGGTGGCGTTGCCGCCGATGGTAAAACAGGAGATGGTTGCGGACTTTTATTGCAAAAGCCTGACGCTTTTTATCAGAAAATAGCGCAAGACAAAGGCTGGAAGCTAACAAAAGACTATGGCGTGGGCATGATTTTCTTAAGTCAAAATCCTACCCTAGCAGAACAATCACGCCAAATACTCAATGAAGAAATGGAACGCGAAATGCTGCCGATCTTAGGCTGGCGCGATGTTCCTGTCGATAAAACTGTCCTTGGCGATTTGGCCTTGACCGGCGTTCCGCAAATAGAGCAAGTCTTTGTTAACTGCCCAAATGGTTGGCGCACAGAAGATTTAGAGCGCCGTTTATATATGGCAAGACGTCGAGCAGAAAAACGCTTGGAAGATGATCCAGACTTTTATGTAGCGTGTTTATCCGCTCTCGTTACCGTCTATAAAGGCTTGGTAATGCCAAAAGACTTGCCGGCTTTTTATCTTGACCTTGCAGACGAAAATCTACAGTCAAGCATTTGTGTTTTCCACCAGCGATTCTCAACCAACACGCTACCTAAGTGGCCACTAGCGCAACCTTTCCGGTACTTAGCACACAATGGTGAAATTAATACTATCAAAGGGAACAGAGATTGGGCTGCGGCGCGAGAAGGTAAGTTTGCAACACCGTTAATACCCGATTTAATGCAGGCAGCACCGTTTGTTAATACAGAAGGTTCTGACTCAAGTTCGTTAGACAATATGCTTGAACTATTTCTAGCTGGCGGTATGGACTTATTCCGCGCTATGCGTTTGCTAGTGCCACCTGCTTATCAAAATAACAAAATCATGGGTGAAGAACTGCGCTCGTTTTATGAGTTCAACTCAATGCACATGGAACCTTGGGATGGCCCAGCAGGCATCGTATTAACCAATGGTCGCCACGTAGCGTGTAACCTCGATAGAAACGGCTTGCGTCCTGCGCGATATGTCATCACCAAAGATGGCCTAATTACGCTAGCGTCTGAAATTGGTATTTGGGACTACAAACAAGAAGATGTTATTGAAAAAGGTCGAGTTGGGCCGGGTGAAATGCTTGCAGTAGATACTTACACCGGCAAGATTTGGCGTACCAATGAAATTGATGAGGACTTGCAGTCTCGCCATCCTTATAAAGAGTGGTTAGACAGCCATATCAAGCACCTTGTTCCTGTTGAAAGCGCAGATCACAGTAAAATTGGTCAACGTGTTTTTGATGACAACAAAATGGCGACTTACCATAAACTGCACGGCTACAGCTATGAAGAAATGCAGCAGATCATTAAGGTTCTCGCCAAAGATGGCCAAGAGGCCGTTGGGTCAATGGGCGACGACACGCCGATGGCCGTCATGTCATCAAACAATCGCACGCTTTATGACTACTTTAGGCAGCAATTTGCGCAAGTTACCAATCCACCAATTGACTCCTTACGCGAAAATCACGTTATGTCTTTGGCAACCTGTATTGGTCGTGAGCAGAACGTGTTTAATGAAACTAGAGGCTATGCAAACCGAGTATTGTTTAAGTCACCTATTCTTATGTATACCGACTTAAAACAGCTGCGCGAGCTGGACGAAAAGTATTATCACAACGAAAACATTCAACTTAACTATCATCCAGAGGAAGGCCTAGCCGCAGCAATTGTGCGTGTTTGTGATGAAGTTGAAGAGGCTGTGCGCGAGCGCGGTGCCGTTTTTGTTGTACTTACCGACAGAGATATCAGTCCCGAAACATTACCCATCCCAGCAGCTATGGCCGTTGGTGCAGTGCAACGCCGACTGATTGACAAAGCACTGCGTTGCGACGCTAATATTGTTGTAGAAACAGCATCAGCAAGAGATCCGCACCACTTTGCCGTACTTATAGGCCTGGGCGCCACGGCTGTTTATCCTTTCTTAGCATATGAAACCATTGAACAGATGGTCGAAAATAAAGAGTTAGACATCAGTGCTATGCAGGCCGTTATGAATTACCGAAAGGGCATTAACAAAGGCTTGTACAAGATAATGTCTAAGATGGGCATTAGCACGATTGCGAGTTATAGAAGTTCTAAGTTATTCGAAGCCGTCGGCATTAATAGTGACGTCGTTGCACTTTGCTTTAGGGGCGTACCGAGCCGCATTCAAGGTGCATCATTTGCCGATTTCGAGCAGGACTTAACAAATCTCTCCAGAATCGCTTGGCTAAAGCGTAAAAAAATCTCCCACGGTGGTTTGTTGAAATACGTTCACGGCGGCGAATATCACGCATACAACCCGGATGTAGTCACTTCGCTGCAAAAGGCAGTGGTGAGCGGAAAATACGAAGATTATCAAGTGTACAGTAGCTTGGTGAATGATCGTGCTCCTGCGCATTTACGTGATCTCATGCAAATAAAGAGCTTCAAAGAAGCCATTCACATCGATCAAGTTGAACCAGCGGAAAAATTATTTCCCCGCTTTGATACTGCAGCGATGTCGATGGGCTCATTGAGTCCAGAAGCACACGAAGCGTTAGCGATTGCAATGAACCGTTTGGGTGGTCAATCGAATTCAGGCGAAGGTGGTGAAGATCCGGCGCGCTTTAACACCGAAAAGAACAGTAAAATTAAACAAGTGGCTTCTGGTCGCTTTGGCGTGACCCCGCACTACTTAATGAATGCGAGTGTTATTCAAATTAAAGTGGCTCAGGGCGCTAAACCCGGCGAAGGCGGTCAGCTACCGGGCGATAAAGTGAATAAATACATCGCCGATTTACGCTTTTCAGTGCCTGGCGTTACCCTAATTTCACCACCACCGCATCACGATATTTATTCAATAGAGGATTTAGCTCAACTCATATTCGATCTAAAGCAAGTTAACCCTAAAGCGCTGATTTCAGTGAAATTAGTATCTGAGCCTGGCGTGGGCACAATTGCCACAGGGGTGGCTAAAGCCTATGCCGACTTGATCACCATTTCTGGCTATGATGGCGGAACTGGTGCCAGCCCGTTATCTTCGGTTAAGTATGCAGGAAGTCCATTTGAATTGGGCTTAGCTGAAACACAGCAAGCCCTCGTTGAAAACGGATTACGACACAAAGTTCGGGTTCAAACCGATGGCGGTTTAAAAACTGGCTTAGACGTAGTTAAGGCAGGTATTCTTGGCGCTGAAAGCTTTGGCTTTGGCACTGGCCCAATGGTTGCCCTAGGCTGCAAGTATCTGCGCATTTGTCATTTAAATAATTGTGCTACAGGTGTGGCTACCCAAGACAAAACCCTGCGTGAAAACTACTTTATTGGTTTGCCCGACATGGTAATGAACTACTTTAAGTTCGTCGCTCAAGAAGTGCGCGAAATTATGGCCAGCATAGGTGTGACCAGTTTCCAAGACTTGGTAGGTCGAACCGAGTTACTAACGTTGTTGGAAGGACAAACTGCAAAACAACAACGACTTGATTTATCGCCTCTATTGGTTAAGCCTGAGGCAGGCAAGCATACTCGTTTGTTCTGTTCAGAGACAACCAATGAACCTATTGATAAAGGCGTATTGAACAAAAGGATATTAGCGGATAACAAACATGCCGTTAAACACTTAAAGGGAGCTCAGTTTACGTACAATGTTCGCAACACGGATCGCAGTATTGGGGCAACCTTGTCAGGCTACATTGCCAGCATACACGGCAATCAAGGCATGGCAGATCATCCTATTCAACTGACCCTAACTGGCACCGTCGGTCAATCCTTCGGTTGTTGGAACGCAGGCGGTTTACAAATGCGCTTAATTGGTGATGCGAATGATTACGTAGGCAAAGGCATGACCGGTGGCAAACTGGTTATTCATCCTCCACGTAATGTGTCGTTTGATACCCACAGCAGTACCATTATGGGCAACACCTGTTTGTATGGTGCTACTGGCGGCAAACTATTCGCAGCGGGTCGCGCAGGCGAACGCTTTGCGGTTCGAAATTCAGGCGCAGTTGCGGTTATTGAAGGCATGGGTGATAACGGCTGTGAATACATGACTGGTGGCATTGTGGCTTGCCTCGGTAGCATAGGGGTGAACTTTGGTGCTGGTATGACCGGAGGCTTTGCCTACTTGTATGATGAATTTAATGATATGAACAATAGAGTAAATGAAGACCTAGTTGATATTATGAGCGTTGACGACAAAGTTATTTTGTCTGAGCATTTACGCGGACTAATCAACCGCCACTATGAAGAAACCGGAAGTGACCATTCACTCGCTTTACTCACGAACTTCGCTGAAGAAAGTAAAAACTTTAGGTTAATTAAGCCTAAAACCAGCGACGTCAAAAACTTGCTTGGCCATATCAGCCGTTCTACCGCAGAACTACGCATACAAGCGCAATAG